In the Paenibacillus sp. FSL H7-0357 genome, one interval contains:
- a CDS encoding alkaline phosphatase family protein — protein sequence MFKSKLMIASIALITIGVNSPAHPVSDSAAMLASTSLTANKSNAVKPTIEHIVIVVEENHSSHKILNNPSAPYMNSLAKQGLSLTNHYAIEHPSQPNYLDLFSGSNQGVTDDLSHAPIHRANLASELIRHGLTFGGYSEGLPKVGYTGPYDLKTKYARKHNPWVNFSNLPASLNMPLSNFPKDFNQLPTVSFVIPSLNNDMHDGSVKTADQWLKNHLSSYAAWAIKHNSLLIVTWDEDDMSEHNKIPTFIVGANVKKGALAVKTNHYSLLRTLEDIYGLSTLGKSRDAKPIDIWR from the coding sequence ATGTTCAAATCCAAACTAATGATAGCTTCTATAGCTTTAATAACAATAGGGGTCAATTCTCCGGCCCACCCCGTTTCAGACAGTGCGGCTATGCTGGCTTCCACTTCTCTGACGGCGAATAAGTCCAATGCTGTTAAGCCAACTATTGAGCATATCGTCATTGTAGTCGAAGAAAACCATTCCTCACACAAGATTCTAAACAATCCATCTGCACCGTATATGAACAGCCTGGCCAAACAAGGTTTGAGCCTTACCAACCATTATGCCATAGAACACCCAAGCCAGCCGAACTATTTAGATCTCTTCTCCGGCTCTAATCAAGGGGTTACGGATGACCTTTCCCACGCTCCAATTCACCGCGCTAATCTGGCTTCCGAGCTCATTCGTCATGGACTTACATTTGGAGGCTACTCCGAAGGCTTGCCTAAAGTTGGCTATACGGGTCCTTATGATCTGAAGACGAAATATGCACGAAAACATAACCCCTGGGTGAATTTCTCCAATTTGCCTGCCAGCCTCAACATGCCGTTATCCAATTTTCCCAAGGATTTCAATCAGTTGCCGACCGTTTCTTTTGTCATTCCGAGCCTGAATAATGATATGCATGACGGCAGCGTCAAAACAGCGGACCAGTGGCTTAAGAATCATCTGTCCTCCTATGCTGCCTGGGCCATTAAACATAACAGTCTGCTCATTGTAACCTGGGATGAGGATGATATGAGCGAACATAATAAAATACCGACATTCATCGTCGGCGCTAATGTTAAGAAAGGTGCACTAGCGGTAAAAACAAATCATTATTCATTGTTGCGGACCCTTGAAGATATCTACGGGCTGAGCACCCTCGGTAAAAGCCGGGATGCCAAGCCTATCGACATTTGGAGATAG